In Xenorhabdus poinarii G6, the following are encoded in one genomic region:
- the nuoH gene encoding NADH-quinone oxidoreductase subunit NuoH — protein sequence MGWLTPDVIDILIAVLKSAVILLVVVICGAFMSFFERRILGLFQNRYGPNRVGWGGSLQLVADMIKMFFKEDWAPRFSDRAIFTLAPVIAFCSLLLAFAIVPVSPTWMVADLNIGILFFMMMAGLAVYAVLFAGWASNNKYSLLGAMRASAQTLSYEVFLGLSMMGVVAQADSFNLVDIVNSQQHVWNIIPQFFGFLTFAIAGVAVCHRHPFDQPEAEQELADGYHIEYSGMKFGLFFVGEYIAIVTISALIVTLFFGGWNGPLLPPFIWFALKTAFFMMMFILIRASLPRPRYDQVMSFGWKVCLPLTLLNMLATAAVILYNAQ from the coding sequence ATGGGTTGGTTGACTCCCGATGTGATTGACATTCTGATCGCTGTTCTGAAGTCGGCGGTCATTCTGCTGGTTGTGGTGATCTGCGGGGCATTTATGAGCTTCTTTGAACGCCGCATTCTTGGACTGTTTCAGAACCGTTACGGGCCAAACCGTGTGGGTTGGGGCGGTTCATTACAGCTTGTCGCAGACATGATCAAAATGTTCTTTAAAGAAGATTGGGCTCCCCGTTTTTCTGATCGCGCTATTTTCACGTTGGCGCCTGTCATTGCATTCTGTTCACTGCTTCTGGCATTTGCCATTGTCCCTGTAAGCCCGACCTGGATGGTGGCAGACCTGAACATCGGCATCTTATTCTTCATGATGATGGCGGGATTGGCGGTTTACGCGGTGCTGTTTGCTGGCTGGGCGAGTAACAACAAATATTCCCTGTTGGGCGCAATGCGCGCATCAGCACAGACACTGAGTTATGAAGTGTTTCTCGGTCTGTCCATGATGGGCGTTGTGGCGCAGGCCGATTCCTTTAACCTGGTGGATATTGTCAATTCACAGCAGCATGTGTGGAACATTATTCCCCAATTCTTTGGATTCCTGACGTTTGCCATTGCGGGGGTTGCCGTGTGTCACCGCCATCCTTTTGACCAGCCGGAAGCAGAGCAGGAATTGGCCGACGGCTATCACATAGAATATTCCGGTATGAAATTCGGTCTGTTTTTTGTGGGGGAATATATCGCGATTGTGACGATCTCCGCGTTAATCGTCACGCTGTTCTTTGGTGGCTGGAATGGGCCTCTCTTGCCGCCGTTCATCTGGTTTGCATTGAAAACGGCATTTTTCATGATGATGTTCATCTTAATCCGCGCTTCATTACCACGTCCTCGTTATGACCAGGTGATGTCGTTTGGCTGGAAAGTCTGTCTGCCGTTAACGTTACTGAATATGCTGGCGACTGCCGCCGTGATTTTATACAACGCGCAATAA